The following nucleotide sequence is from Gammaproteobacteria bacterium.
TACTCAAACGTGCTAATGCTGCGCTGGTTTTTGCCATCTGCATCAAAGAGAAAAGCCCCTCCTGCATTCTTGCACCACCACTGGCGGTGAAACAGATAAATGGACTATTTTTTTCAATACAGATATCAACACCGCGTACAAATCGCTCCCCCACCACAGAGGCCATTGACCCACCCATAAAACGAAATTCAAATGCAGCAGCCACCACAGGCAACTCTTTGAGCTGCCCTTGCATCACGATCAATGCATCCTTTTCATCTGTATTTTTTTGTGCTTGATTTAAACGGTCACGATATTTTTTACTATCACGGAATTTGAGAATATCAATAGGCTCAAGATCAGCGCCAATCTCTTCACCACTCTCTTTATCTAAAAACAGATTCAGCCGTAAGCGCGCACCAATTCGCTCATGATGGTCACATTTTGGGCAAACATAATGGTTACGCTTCAGCTCGGCACGATACAACATCGACGTACACGAAGAGCATTTTGTCCAAACGCCTTCAGGGACTGATTTCTTGCCAGCACTCTCTGTTCGGATTTGTGAAGGTAATAAATTGGATAGCCAGCTCATTTTTTAATTTCCAGATTATAAAATAACTCAATTTGCATCCATCGCTTGCCGCATAGAACGAAGCACACTGGATATATCACTGATTAGACGATCACTTCTACCATTGGACTCTTCAACTTTTCGCACCAATGCACTGCCTACAATCACTGCGTCTGCAATTTTTGAAACGGCTGCCGCTGAGCTTGCATCTTTAATGCCAAAACCAACACCAATCGGTAAATCAGTCAAACGACGAATCTGCGCCACCTTCTCTTCGACAGCGCCAACATCAAGATTACCTGCGCCCGTAATTCCTTTAACAGCCACATAATAAACAAAACCACTGGCAACTGCACATATCTTGCTGATACGCGCTTCATTTGTGGTGGGTGATAACAAAAATATCGGGTCACATGGCTGACCTTTCAAAGCAAGCAATAAGTCACCCGCTTCCTCAGGGGGCAGATCAACCGTCAATACACCATCCACACCCGCTTGGCCTGCTGCCTGCGCAAAGTGCTTGACTCCCATCACTTCAATCGGATTCAAGTAGCCCATCAAAATCACAGGCGTTTTATTATCGACTTCACGAAAATGTTGCACCATCGCCAGCACATCTTTTAGGCTGACATTATGTTTCAAGGCTCGCTCACTGGCCTTTTGAATCACTGGCCCATCGGCCATCGGATCAGAAAAGGGCACACCCAGCTCAATAATATTCGCACCCGCCTTGACCATTGCATGCATCAAAGGCACCGTCACTTCGGGTGCAGGGTCACCCGCCGTCACATAAGGAACCAGCGCCTTGCGCCCTTCAGCACGCAGTTCGTTAAAACAGTTTTTTATACGACTCATACTGTAATTCCCTCCAGCGCCGCAACAGTGTGGATGTCTTTATCGCCTCGCCCTGAAAGATTAATAATAATATTTTTATCTTTATCCATCGTTGCTGCCAGTTTTGCACCGTATGCCAAAGCATGACTCGATTCCAAGGCGGGCATGATGCCTTCGATACGAGTTAACGTATGAAATGCAGCGAGCGCTTCATCATCCGTGATAGCGACATACTCTGCCGCACCACAATCTTTTAACCAAGCATGCTCTGGGCCTACCCCTGGATAATCCAGCCCCGCTGAAATAGAGTGAGTTTCAATAATCTGACCATTGTCATCCTCCATCAAATAGGTTCGATTGCCATGAAGCACACCCGGCCGACCTTTACAAAGCGGCGCGGCATGGCGACCTGTTTCAAGCCCATCACCGGCAGCCTCTACACCGTATTTTTTTACAGTATGATCATTCAGAAAAGGATAAAACAACCCCATCGCATTAGAGCCTCCACCGACACATGCCACCAACGCATCAGGCAAACGCCCTGCTTGCTCTTGAATTTGCTCACGCGCTTCGCGGCCGATAATCGCTTGAAAATCACGCACCATGACAGGATAAGGATGCGGCCCTGCTACCGTACCGATAATGTAGAACGTATTATCAATATTGGTCACCCAATCTCGCATCGCTTCGTTCAGTGCATCTTTCAATGTTTTGGAGCCCGATTCAACGGGAATCACTGTCGCACCCAACAACTTCATTCGATAAACATTAATCGCCTGGCGTTTGATATCTTCAGAGCCCATGTAAACCACACACTCCAAACCAAAACGAGCAGCCACGGTAGCCGTTGCCACACCATGCTGACCCGCACCCGTTTCAGCAATCACACGCGGTTTACCCATCGCTTTCGCAAGCAGAGCCTGGCCTACAGTGTTATTCACCTTGTGCGCGCCGGTATGGTTCAAATCTTCTCGTTTCAGATAAATTTGTGCGCCACCTATCTTCTGACTCCAACGTTCAGCATGGTAGAGCGGCGAAGGGCGACCGACAAAATGCGTCAAATCATGATCCAATGCTTTAATAAAGGCAGGATCTTTCATGTGAGTTTCATAAGCCTCGCGTAACTCTTCCAGCGGCCCCATCAATGTTTCAGCGGCAAAGATTCCGCCGTAAGGCCCGAAGTGGCCGCGCTCATCAGGCAGGGACATTAAATCTATAGCGCTATTTTGTCCGACATTATTTTGAATCGACACTTATTACACCTTCTACAAATTCAAACATTTTCAAGGGATCTTTAATGCCCTTGCTCAACTCAATACCACCACTCACGTCAACCGCGTAAGGTTGTACTTGCATGATCGCTTCTACAACATTTGTTGGTTTTAAACCACCGGCCAGAATAATCGGCTTACGTAACCCTGCTGGGATTGCTGCCCACTCAAATGTATTTCCCGTTCCACCTGGTACTCCTTTTTGATACGCATCAAGCAACAGAGCTTGCGCTGAACTATAGTGATGAGCTTCTGCTTTCAAATCAACACCATCACGCATACGAATCGCTTTAATATAGGGCTTCCCATAAGCTTCACAGCATTGCACAGACTCATCGCCGTGAAACTGCAAAACATCCAGATGCACGTTGGCCAAAATATTTTTAATTTCAGGCTCAGCCGCATTCACAAACAGACCAACGACACTCACAAAAGGTGGCAGCAGGTGCACAATATCTTGCGCGCACTGAATATCCACCGCACGCGGACTCGGCGCATAAAAAACCAGACCAATGGCATCCACTCCCATTGATGCGGCTTTAAAAGCATCTTCAGGCTGAGTGAAGCCACACATTTTAATACGAGTACGCATGATTAAAACCGTTTACACAATGTGCGGAAGGATACCGCACTTCACAGTGTTTTTACCATACCAGTGGCATCGCCTTCGTCTCTGGAATTTCATATTTTTCAGGATAAGTTACATTCACAAAATACAAACCGTGCGGCGGTGCCGTCACTCCGCCTTGAGTGCGATCACATACTTCCAGCAACTCTTGCGCCCACTCAACAGGCCGCTCACCCGCGCCAATGGCCATTAATACACCCGCAATATTGCGTATCATATGGTGTAGAAAAGCATTCGCTTCAACATCAAGCGTAATAAATGGCCCACTGCGATCAACCTCCAATGAATGAATGGTTCGTACTGGATTTTTCGCCTGACAAGCCACGGCTCGATAGGAGTTAAAATTATGCTCTCCAATCAATAACTGCCCCGCCGCTGCCATTTTTTGTACATCCAGATCACGACGATCCCATGAGACTCGCCCCGCCAGAAAAGAGGGGCGCACTTTTCGGTTCATAATAATGTAGCGATAACGACGACGAGTGGCAGAAAAACGGGCATGAAATGTATCGTCCACCGGCTTCGCCCACAGCACACTCACCTCTTCAGGCGAGTTGACATTCGAACCCATCACCCAGGAGTGCATGGTACGCTCAGCATCCGATTCAAAATGCACCACCTGCCCCATGCCATGCACACCACGATCAGTCCGCCCCGCGCAAAACAGTCGTACAGGATGATTTGCAACGATAGATAACGCAGCTTCCAGACAACCTTGTACCGTACGCGTACCATCCTGTACTTGCCACCCAAAAAAGCTTTGGCCATTATATTCAACACCTAATGCAATACGCATGTTTTTACCGTTTTTGTGCCACCATTTTCACTTCATTCCGAAACCCTTGCGAAGAGTCACCCACATACCCTTCTTCACGATAAACCAGCAAACGCATTTGTGAAAAAAACGTCAACAGTTCGTTATCTGCAAGACGAAAATCTGGATTACTCGGCCCTGATTCGTCCACCTGTAAACGACTGAATGTTTGATAGAACAATAACCCCCCAGAGCGCAGTGCATCCTGAATGGCTGGCATCAGAGAACGATCCAGAAAATAGCTGACAACAATCACATCAACACTATTAGGCAACATGGGTTCCTGCACTACATCTCGCATTTCAGCATGGAATGATTTAGAAAGCCCCTGAGCCTTAGCCGTTTCATTTAACCGCTGAACCGCTACATCAGAGATATCCCACGCCAAAGTTTCTAAGCCATGCTTAGCGAGCCAAAGTGCATTTCTTCCCAACCCACAAGCCAGCTCCAATGCTTGCCCCTGCTTTGGTAACAGATAACTATTTTCTCTTAACACCGCAACAGGATCACCCGAATCTGTCACTTCACTATAAATTTTATTCCACTTTTCTTTGATTGCTACCATACCTGACATAAACTCTCACCTTAGCTATGATTAGATTTTGATCAATTTTGGGAATTATATACTTATGAAAAGCAACTTGGCACTTTTAATCATTACATTGATTTTTTCAAGCCAGACATGGAGTAAAACTGCATTCAAAGAAGGGGTTCATTACCATTTAATTCAAAATTCGACAAATCAACAAACCAATAAAAACAATATACAAGTGAAAGAGTTTTTCTGGTACGGCTGCCACACCTGTTACGCCCTGCAACCTTACTTTGAACATTGGGTTAAAACAAAAGCTGACCGTATTAAATTTGAGCGAATCGCAGCAATGACTCATGACAACATGGAGTTGTTGGCAAGAAGTTATTATGCGGCAATGGAATTAAACCTCAGCAAACAGATCCATATTCCTCTATTTACTGCAATTCACGGACACAAAACAAAAATAGAAAACCAGACTCAACTGATCGCCTTTCTCAAAAAGCAGAAAATTGACAGCAAACAGTTTATCAAAACAATGCAAAGCCCAGAGATTACAAAACAGATTAAACGTGCCAAGCAACTCGGAGAGCAGCTTGAAATTACAGGCCCACCAACGATGACTATTGGGGGTCGTTACCGAATTGATCCAAGCGGAGTCGGCAGTGCCAGTGAATTTATTGATTTACTTGATTTTTTATTAGCCCGATAAAAAGCGGGGTATTCTACGCTTTATCGTATCTCGTTCCCGTGTGGGAACGAGAGTATTGTCATGACTCATCAACACCTACTTTCCAGCACGTACCAAATAACCTAACCCAACCTCTTCAAGCGCTTGTGAAAGTATTTCACGAATCGCATCAGCATCTTCACACTGAAGCGCTTTAGCCAAAACCTCTTGCGCCTGAGGCACAGTGAAATGACGAATGACTTGCTTAACTCTGGAAAGCGCAAACGCGCTCATACTCAAATTATCAACCCCCATCGCAATCCACAAGATTGCTGCAGCAGGATCACCTACAATCTCCCCGCAAATGCCCACAGGCTTACCTAACGGCGCAACAGATTCTGTAACTTGTATCAGCGCCTTCAATAATGAAGGGTGCAAACTGTCATAAAGCTGTGCAACACGCGGATTATTTCGATCCACTGCTAATAAATATTGAGTAAGATCATTCGTTCCCACAGAAATAAAATCGACTCGCTTAGCCAATTCAGCTGCTTGATAAACAGCCGAAGGGACTTCAATCATCACTCCTGTCTTTGGCCTTTGAATATGCAAACCACCGTCAACCAACTCATCAAATACTGATTTTACAATGCCCAGTGCAGCATCTACTTCGCTGATATGACTCACCATTGGAAATAGTATTTGCAAATTATTCAAGCCCATGCTTGCACGCAACATCGCACGAATCTGGGTTCGAAAAATTTCAGGGTGATCCAGAGTGATACGAATTCCCCGCCACCCTAGAAAAGGGTTTTCTTCTTTGATTGGAAAGTAGGAGAGATGTTTATCTCCACCAATATCTAAAGTACGCAATGTGACAGGAGAAGGGGAAAATGTATCCAGCACGACACGATAAATCAGCCGCTGTTCATCTTCACCGGGAAAGCGCTCGCGTGCCATAAAAGGAAATTCGGTACGATACAAACCGACCCCTTCAGCACCACATGCCAAAGCTGCTGATATATCGGATGAAAAACCTGTATTAGCCAATAACTTGATACGAAAACCATCGACTGTTTGTGCTGTTTTATTACGCAAGCGATTGAGCTCAGTTGTCAGCTCACGCTCCTCATCAGCGAACCGCTTGTATTCCGATCGCATCGCAGCAGAAGGGGAAGGATAAAAGCAACCACGATAACCATCGATAATGACATTTTTCTTATCCATTTTCCCAACGGATAAATTGATTGCGCCAACAACAGCAGGAATTCCCAGTGCATGCGCCAAAATAGCGACGTGCGATGAACGTGAGCCATTTGCAGAAACAATCCCGGCAAGACGTTCCACTGGCACTTCGGCAAGCGCGGCGGCAGACACTTCCTCCCCTACAAGGATCGTATGCTTTGGATATTCGAGTGGTTTGCGCTTACCGCTCTGCAAACTAAGCAATATACGTCGCCCCAGATCATAAATATCATCCGCCCGCTCCCGCAAATAAGGGTCTTCAATTTCCTCAAAAAAATGAGCATGTTCATTAACAGTATCTCTGAGTGCTCCGGCCGCCCAACTTCCTTTCTGAATACGCTCAATCGTTCGATCAACCAACCCGCCACCATCCAGCATCAGCAGATAAGCATCAAAAAGTGCACGATCCTCTGGAGCCAGCACCGAACTCAATCGCACCATTAAGCGCCTGATATCAGCCCTGACTTCAGACAGTGCTTTTTGAAACACAGTGATTTCGGCATCAATATCGACAACCTGGCGATCAGGCACCGCATCCAGATCCGCCGCAGGGTAGACCACGAGTGCAACACCAACAGCCACACCAGGTGAACCAGGAATCCCTGTAATTGTTTGATTTTGGTTATTGACCTGACCAGACGCAGACTTATTAGATAACATTTGGGCATGAGCAACCGCCCCCGCAAGCTGAATAGCAATCGTCTGTAAAAAAGCAACTTCATCTTCGTTAAAATAACGTTTCCAACGCTGGCGAACCACGAGAACGCCGAGTACCTTTCTGAAGTGAATAATCGGTACACCTAAAAAACCGGGAAGGTGGTCATCCTTCAGATCTTTCATCCGCTGGTAACATGGATGCTCAAACAAGTTTTCCAGATTGAGTGACTCTTCACGCCGACAAACCAGACCAACGAGTCCTTCATTTTTTTTTAAACTAACTTTACCAACGGATGTCTCAGCCAAACCCGCTGCCGCCTCCAACACATAACACTCGCGCTCAACATTTTCCAAATAAATGGAGCAAGCATCTGAAGATGTTGCCTCTTTGATACGCCGCACTACTTGGGACAGCAATTGATCCAGACGACGTATATTATTAACGTCCTGAAGAATGCTGTGAAGTGAAGCGAGCATAGATTACGGATAATCCACGATCAACACCTGCCTGCACTTCGCCGTGAGGGCGTATTTTTATAAACCAGCGGTGCTAACTCATTCAACGCATGATGATAAACTTTACGTTTAAACCAGACAACAGACTTAACAGGGTACCAATAATTAACCCAGCGCCAACCATCAAATTCAGGAACATCACACGCATCAAACCTCAGCTTGCTCTCCTCAGCCACCAGGTTAAGCATGAACCAAACCTGTTTTTGCCCAATACAGAGAGGCCTGCTATGCGAACGAATGAGATGTTTAGGAAGATCATAACGCAACCAATCACGAGTTTGCCCCATGATATTCACATGTTCGGGCTCAAGCCCTAATTCCTCTTTCAGCTCGCGATACATCGCCTCCTGAGCTGATTCATTTTCACGAATTCCTCCTTGTGGAAACTGCCATGAGCCCTGACCAATGCGCCGAGCCCAGAGCAACTTACCGGAATTATTACTCACAATAATACCAACGTTATGTCTATACCCTTCTGAGTCTATCATTTTGAGCTCACCATAAAACGAAATACACTTTGTCATGCGATGCGCAATCTGTTATAAATTTTTAATTTTTAGCGCAACCAAATTTATTCCTGATAACTTTATCATAAAAGGAGTCGTAATCGTTGGCTTTAGCAATTTTTGATCTGGACAATACTTTATTAACAGGTGACAGTGACTATCTGTGGGGGCGTTACCTTGTTGAAAACAAGATTGTTGACCCTGATTTTTATGATCGGGAAAACAGACGCTTCTATCAAGAGTATGGAGCAGGCACACTGGATATTAACGAGTTTCTTCGTTTTTCACTAAAGGTACTTGCCGCTCATGATAAAAAAATACTTTTTGACTGGCGTAAAGATTTCATCGAACAAAAAATTATCCCGATCATTCCTGCCGCAGCACACCATTTGCTGAATAAACATCGAGAACAAGGAGATATTCTGCTTATCATCACTGCAACCAACCGCTTTGTGACTGAGTTAATCGCAAAAGAGCTGGATATTGAACATTTACTTGCGACAGATCCTGAAGAAAAAGAGGGTCAATATACTGGAAATTTTACAGGTATACCCACATATCAGGAAGGCAAGGTCGTTTGCCTGAAAGAGTGGCTCAAGGTACAACAAATAACATTAGAGGGGAGTTGGTTCTACTCTGATTCACATAATGATCTACCACTTTTAAAAATTGTTGACAACCCAATTGCAGTAGATCCTGATGAGACTTTAAAGCAATATGCTAATCATCATGGATGGCCAACAATAAGCCTTCGATCATAAGTATTTCACGCAACAAAAAAGCCCCGACAAGCAGAGCCTGCTGGGACTTTTTTATTTTAACTTAGGTTTTAATTTATTTTACAAGCTTCTCTTTAATGCGAGCCGCTTTACCGCGTAACTCACGAAGATAGTACAGCTTAGCACGACGTACCACACCACGACGCTTCACTTCAATCGAATCAATCGCTTGACTGTAAGTTTGAAAAACACGCTCGACACCTTCGCCATGAGAGATTTTACGTACCGTAAATGCCGAATTCAGGCCTCGATTTCGTTTTGCAATTACAACACCCTCGAAAGCTTGCAAACGCTCTCTTGTTCCTTCTTTTACTTTAACCTTTACAACAACAGTATCGCCCGCTCCAAACTTAGGCACTTCACGCCCCATTTGCTCTGCTTCGATCTGACTGATCAAATTACTCATAACGCATCCCCATCAATATCAAATTAATAAACTAGTTTTCAACTTCCCGCTTGAACTCTTCGAGCAATGACTGCATTTCATTATCAAGCACTGCTTTTTCCAATAAATCTGGTCGCCTTTGCCATGTTCGACCCAATGATTGTTTCTGTCGCCAACGTGCGATCACCTGATGGTCGCCACTCAATAGCACTGCCGGCACTGATCGACCACCAACGACTTCAGGCCTTGTATAATGCGGGCAATCCAACAGATGATTTGCAAATGAGTCTTGCTGTGATGACTCCGTATGCCCCAGCGCCCCAGGCAACAGACGAATCATCGCATCAATCACGACCATCGCAGCCAGCTCGCCACCACTTAGAACATAATCACCAATCGACCACTCTTCATCCACTTCAGCCGCAATCAAACGCTCATCAACACCTTCATAACGCCCTGCGATAAACGTAATATTTTTTTTTTCGAGCAGTGATTCAACACCCACCTGATCCAGAGTTCGCCCCTGCGGCGAGAGATAAATCACTCTGCTCTGCCCACCTGATGCCTTCTTTGCCGCATGAATTGCATCACGCAATGGCTGAACCATCATCAACATACCCGGGCCACCACCATAAGGGCGGTCATCTACAGTGCGATGCCGATCCACAGCATAGTCACGCGGATTCCACGTATCAAACTGTAACAACCCTCTCTTCACCGCCTTACCTGTAACGCCATACTCTACCAGAGCATCAAACATTTCAGGAAAGAGCGTAATAACATCAATTCGCACAGCAAAAAAACCTACGCCGCCTCATCAAAAATCGGGATCCCAATCCACCTGAATAACACCGTCATCCAGGCTAACCTTAAGAACACATTCATCAGTATAAGGAAGCAAACGTTCACGCTCACCTTTCACAACAAGCACATCATTCGCACCCGTTTCGATCAAGTGATCCACCTTTCCCAGTATTTGGCCATCAACAGTGACAACTTCCAGCCCAACCAAATCAGACCAATAATATTCGCCCTGTTCTACTGGTGGCAATTGCTCAGATTTTATTACAATTTCGAGCCCAACCAACTGCGCGGCAACATCACGATCAGTAGAGAATTCAAGCTGGGCAACAACGCCCTTGCCATGAACCCGTCCGGCAATGACCCGAGTCATTTCGGAACCTGCTTCTCTCTTTAAGTACCAGGGCGAATAGGTCAGTATATTTTCTCTAGGAGCCGTATACGAAAAAATTCGCACCCAACCCCGCACCCCATACACCCCAGAAACTTTACCAACAACAACCCAGTCACTCATACCGATTGAGCTGGTTACGCTGCAGCTTGCGCCTTTTTATGCTCCGCCACCAGACCCGAAACACGCTCAGAAAGCTGTGCTCCCAGCGCTTGCCAGTGCTCTACACGCGCCAATTCGAGACGCAACCGTTCTTCATTACCACGAGCCACTGGGTTAAAAAATCCGATCCGCTCAATATAACGGCCATCACGTGGGCTGCGGCTGTCAGTCACAACTATATTGTAAAAAGGGCGTTTTTTAGCACCGCCGCGCGCCATACGTATCGTTACCATCTAGACTATTCAAACCTCTAAAATAAATAAAAACTACTAGCATCAGAAAATACTGATACCATGAAAACCGAGCCATTCTACGGATCAAGCACACCATCTGCAAGAAAAATTTCCACTACTGTAATTTCCCTACAATTTATACAATATTAATACCAAGCCGATATACAACAGACTGAAACCGTGTATTATACGCGCCTTTTAACGAACTTAAGAGTACACAGGATTGGATTCCGTAGCAAAGATTACACAACCCATAATAACACCTCGATCAGAGCATAATATCTCACGCGCATACATCAGTGAAAATGCGCTTACGGTATTGTATTGCCTGAACGAAGCGGGCTACCAAGCCTACCTTGTGGGCGGCTGCATCAGAGATATGCTACTGGGACGTGAGCCCAAAGACTACGATATTGCAACCAGTGCCCGTCCCAATGAGGTCAATGCACTATTTCGTAATTGCCGGTTAGTCGGTCGCCGTTTTCGACTGGCTCACATAAATTTTGGCCGTGAAACAATTGAGGTCGCCACATTCCGCTCATCTCATCAAGCTACGACTGCAGGCGTGGAAGCTGAAAGTGGGCGCGTTTTAAGAGACAATGTTTTTGGCACGCTTGAAGATGATGCGATGCGCCGTGATTTCACTGTCAACTCACTCTATTACGGTATTGATGACTTGGCCATACGCGACTATACCAACGGAATTCAGGATATAAAGAATGGCACTTTACGGCTTGTCGGAGACCCTGATACACGCTATAAAGAAGATCCCGTGCGCATGTTGCGAGCCATACGCTTTTCGACAAAGCTAGGCTTTAGCATTCACACGGACAGTGAACAACCGATTAAAAAACTGGGACATCTTTTAAAAGATATTCCTGCTGCACGCATTTACGAAGAAGTCCTCAAACTATTTCTGGGTGGCTGCGCAGTTCAGACTTTTGGCTTGCTACGTCACTATGGACTGTTTCACAACCTGTTCCCACAACTTTCCACCTGTCTTGAACAAGAGGAGCATGGCTACCCACTCACCTTTGTCGCTCAGGCATTAAGCAACACCGATAAGCGCATATCAGAAAATAAACCCATCAGCCCATCATTTCTTTTTGCCTGTTTATTGTGGGAGCCGGTACGCGTTCTCGCACAAAACATCATACAAAAACAAGGCGTGAGCGAAACACAAGCAATGCAGATGGCAGGCGAAACTGTCATGATGAACCAGTTACCACTCGTCGCAATACCACGCCGTTTCAGTACGCCCATGCGTGAAATATGGAATATGCAATTACGCTTCCAACACCGCTATGGTCAACGCCCTTTACGTTTTTTAACACACCCAAGATTCCGTGCTGCCTATGATTTCATGCTACTACGCGGCATGGCCGGCGAAGAGTTACAGGAAACTTGTGATTGGTGGACAAAATTACAAGATCAACCTGAGGTTCGACATGAATTAACTGCAGGCTCAAAACCCAAAGACTCTTATCGCTCAGCACGCCGAAAACGACCTGCTAAACGTAAAAAACCATCCAGTTGATGACATCCGTTAGAGCTTACGTTGGTCTAGGCAGCAACCTAAACAGCCCAATTCAACAAGTCAAACAAGCACTATCCACACTCAAAGCAGTCCCAAACACAAAACTCATCAGCCATTCGTCGCTTTATCAAAGTGCACCGATGGGGCCGCAAGACCAACCCAACTACATTAATGCAGCTGCAGCACTCGATACAACACTTGATGCAGACACACTATTAACTGCTTTGCAAAGCA
It contains:
- a CDS encoding RNA pyrophosphohydrolase; its protein translation is MIDSEGYRHNVGIIVSNNSGKLLWARRIGQGSWQFPQGGIRENESAQEAMYRELKEELGLEPEHVNIMGQTRDWLRYDLPKHLIRSHSRPLCIGQKQVWFMLNLVAEESKLRFDACDVPEFDGWRWVNYWYPVKSVVWFKRKVYHHALNELAPLVYKNTPSRRSAGRC
- a CDS encoding HAD-IB family hydrolase, producing the protein MALAIFDLDNTLLTGDSDYLWGRYLVENKIVDPDFYDRENRRFYQEYGAGTLDINEFLRFSLKVLAAHDKKILFDWRKDFIEQKIIPIIPAAAHHLLNKHREQGDILLIITATNRFVTELIAKELDIEHLLATDPEEKEGQYTGNFTGIPTYQEGKVVCLKEWLKVQQITLEGSWFYSDSHNDLPLLKIVDNPIAVDPDETLKQYANHHGWPTISLRS
- the rpsP gene encoding 30S ribosomal protein S16: MVTIRMARGGAKKRPFYNIVVTDSRSPRDGRYIERIGFFNPVARGNEERLRLELARVEHWQALGAQLSERVSGLVAEHKKAQAAA
- the trmD gene encoding tRNA (guanosine(37)-N1)-methyltransferase TrmD; translation: MRIDVITLFPEMFDALVEYGVTGKAVKRGLLQFDTWNPRDYAVDRHRTVDDRPYGGGPGMLMMVQPLRDAIHAAKKASGGQSRVIYLSPQGRTLDQVGVESLLEKKNITFIAGRYEGVDERLIAAEVDEEWSIGDYVLSGGELAAMVVIDAMIRLLPGALGHTESSQQDSFANHLLDCPHYTRPEVVGGRSVPAVLLSGDHQVIARWRQKQSLGRTWQRRPDLLEKAVLDNEMQSLLEEFKREVEN
- the rimM gene encoding ribosome maturation factor RimM (Essential for efficient processing of 16S rRNA) yields the protein MSDWVVVGKVSGVYGVRGWVRIFSYTAPRENILTYSPWYLKREAGSEMTRVIAGRVHGKGVVAQLEFSTDRDVAAQLVGLEIVIKSEQLPPVEQGEYYWSDLVGLEVVTVDGQILGKVDHLIETGANDVLVVKGERERLLPYTDECVLKVSLDDGVIQVDWDPDF
- the rplS gene encoding 50S ribosomal protein L19 — encoded protein: MSNLISQIEAEQMGREVPKFGAGDTVVVKVKVKEGTRERLQAFEGVVIAKRNRGLNSAFTVRKISHGEGVERVFQTYSQAIDSIEVKRRGVVRRAKLYYLRELRGKAARIKEKLVK
- the pcnB gene encoding polynucleotide adenylyltransferase PcnB, which encodes MDSVAKITQPIITPRSEHNISRAYISENALTVLYCLNEAGYQAYLVGGCIRDMLLGREPKDYDIATSARPNEVNALFRNCRLVGRRFRLAHINFGRETIEVATFRSSHQATTAGVEAESGRVLRDNVFGTLEDDAMRRDFTVNSLYYGIDDLAIRDYTNGIQDIKNGTLRLVGDPDTRYKEDPVRMLRAIRFSTKLGFSIHTDSEQPIKKLGHLLKDIPAARIYEEVLKLFLGGCAVQTFGLLRHYGLFHNLFPQLSTCLEQEEHGYPLTFVAQALSNTDKRISENKPISPSFLFACLLWEPVRVLAQNIIQKQGVSETQAMQMAGETVMMNQLPLVAIPRRFSTPMREIWNMQLRFQHRYGQRPLRFLTHPRFRAAYDFMLLRGMAGEELQETCDWWTKLQDQPEVRHELTAGSKPKDSYRSARRKRPAKRKKPSS